AATTTTCCGATCGTATGAATGCTCGATGAAGTGGCGCTGGGTTCACGCAAGGGGCTTGCGGGCATCATGAAGTCGGCGGCCAGGGACTGATTATTCCAGCCGAGTCTCTTGGCCATGTTCAAAATCGGGCCAAGACCCAGCCGATTGACCGCAAGCTTGGCGAAGAAACCATTGCAGCTGTTGCCATACGCACGGCGCAGACTAAGTCCCTGGTTGGGCTTATTGCTCTCCACAGGCGGCCAGATGCCACGGGGATTCACATGCGAGCAGCCGCCGAACATGCTGAGGGTGGCTTCGGTATCAATGTCCGCAATTTCAAACGCAGTCGCAGCGACGACGGTCTTGAAAAGCGAAGCCGTAGGGAAACCGATATGCAGAGCCGAATGCGTTTCCGCGCCCCAGCGGGCGGGTGGGGCACCCTGCGCCATGGCCAGGATTTCTCCGGTCTTCACATTGATCATGACCAAAGCGGAGATAGGACTGCCGCCATTGCGAATAAAACGCGAGATTTGATTCTGAATCTGAGGCACGATAGTGACCGGACGACCTGCCAACTGCGGGTTGCTATCGGTATCACTCCATTCGGGCAGGTCAACCGGCAGAGTTGTCAGGCTTTGCGGTTTGCTCGTGTCCGTGACGGGGTGCGGAGGTGCCGTCGTATCGCCTTTCTGAGCCGAGGACTGCTGGCAGGCGAGGCAACCCGCCAGCCACAGAAGAGAAAAATAGAGCCGGCCCCGGCGAGTAGTATGGGAGTTTGACACTCTTATCCTCTACCTTTATAAAGGTTTTTTTATGGTTGGATCGAAATTTTGAGCTGTTATGAGCCTATTATACAGGATCAGAAGATTTTTTACACGGCCTTGGATACTATTGCAAACTCTGCGTTCTTGCTCACAGGCGCGCAATCCGCGATAATATTGGGTCGGCCCCTATAGGAGTTGCGTTATCACTCTCTTTTTCTACCTGATTTTGGAAATCATGCCGCAGTTTGTGA
This is a stretch of genomic DNA from Oligoflexus sp.. It encodes these proteins:
- a CDS encoding penicillin-binding transpeptidase domain-containing protein, whose product is MSNSHTTRRGRLYFSLLWLAGCLACQQSSAQKGDTTAPPHPVTDTSKPQSLTTLPVDLPEWSDTDSNPQLAGRPVTIVPQIQNQISRFIRNGGSPISALVMINVKTGEILAMAQGAPPARWGAETHSALHIGFPTASLFKTVVAATAFEIADIDTEATLSMFGGCSHVNPRGIWPPVESNKPNQGLSLRRAYGNSCNGFFAKLAVNRLGLGPILNMAKRLGWNNQSLAADFMMPASPLREPSATSSSIHTIGKFAAGFGSVSISAVHAAWQESVIANNGMAIPVRLFKDTPVGVPSQGTRVFEESTAINLKRIMDSTVMDGTAKHAFSRGRLRLLRTEVGGKTGTLTGNHPQGLTTWFAGIYPLEDPEIAVAAVVMLENLWKFKATNLAAESIMAYYDYRNGPDSPMKTARKSAAHEAAR